A stretch of Cicer arietinum cultivar CDC Frontier isolate Library 1 chromosome 5, Cicar.CDCFrontier_v2.0, whole genome shotgun sequence DNA encodes these proteins:
- the LOC101508764 gene encoding mitochondrial uncoupling protein 2-like — protein MSISDPNHLSFTQSFLCSAFAACFAEFCTIPLDTAKVRLQLQKKGGSVGIDDAGNGIGIASPKYKGLLGTVKTIAREEGVFALWKGIVPGLHRQCLYGGLRIALYDPVKIFLVGTAFVGEVPLFHMILAALLTGALAITIANPTDLVKVRLQAEGQLPSGVPKRYSGAMDAYSTILRQEGLGALWTGLGPNIARNAIINAAELASYDQVKQTILKIPGFTDNAFTHLLAGSGAGLFAVFIGSPVDVVKSRMMGDSSYKNTFDCFLKTLFNEGFFAFYKGFLPNFGRVGAWNVVMFLTLEQAKNVFRG, from the exons atgtcAATCTCAGATCCCAACCATCTTTCTTTCACTCAATCCTTCCTCTGCAGCGCCTTCGCCGCTTGTTTCGCCGAG TTTTGTACTATTCCTCTTGACACAGCTAAAGTGAGACTTCAACTACAAAAGAAAGGAGGAAGTGTTGGAATTGATGATGCTGGAAATGGAATTGGAATTGCTTCGCCTAAATACAAAGGTTTACTTGGAACGGTTAAAACTATTGCTCGTGAAGAAGGGGTTTTTGCTTTATGGAAAGGCATTGTTCCTGGTTTGCATCGTCAGTGTTTATATGGTGGTTTAAGAATTGCCTTATATGATCCT GTTAAAATTTTTCTTGTTGGTACTGCATTTGTTGGTGAAGTTCCTTTGTTTCATATGATACTTGCTGCTCTTCTCACTG GTGCTTTGGCAATCACTATTGCTAATCCTACTGACCTAGTTAAAGTTAGGCTTCAAGCTGAAGGCCAATTGCCATCTGGGGTACCAAAGCGTTATTCTGGTGCGATGGATGCATATTCAACCATATTGAGACAA GAAGGGTTAGGGGCCTTGTGGACTGGACTTGGGCCTAATATAGCACGGAATGCAATTATAAATGCTGCTGAACTGGCTAGTTATGATCAAGTGAAACAG ACGATTTTGAAAATTCCAGGATTCACAGACAATGCCTTTACTCACCTCCTAGCTGGCTCAGGAGCAGGTCTTTTCGCTGTCTTTATTGGCTCTCCTGTTGATGTG GTGAAATCCAGGATGATGGGGGACTCAAGCTACAAAAACACATTTGACTGCTTTCTTAAGACTTTGTTCAATGAG GGATTTTTTGCCTTCTACAAAGGCTTCCTTCCTAATTTTGGTAGAGTAGGAGCCTGGAATGTGGTTATGTTTCTTACCCTTGAACAA GCCAAGAATGTTTTTAGAGGATAA